CGGAATACCCTGAAATTTATTTTCTACCCCCGAACTCGCAAAACGCAGGGCCAATTCCTGATGGTCATAACTCAAGATGCTGATGGTGAAATATTCGCAGTCACGGAACACAGACAGATTAGGTGAATGATTAACCAAACTCCAGAGCACCAAAGGCGGTTCCAGTGAAAGTGAAGCAAATGAGTTGATAGTCAACCCCACATTACGCCCCTCAGCAGTGCGCGTCGCGACAATGGCAACACCGGTCGGGTACTTTCCCAACAGCTTACGCAAGGATCTCGTTTCAAACTCAGTTGCACCCCATTCATTCATAAACAGTGGCATTTGGGTATTTATACTCATATTCATTTCCCCCGTTTATGCCCGAATTTCTTCAATCATCTGTGAATGGATGTATTCTTCACAGGAATGGGCATCTTTCCACCATGGAAACAGTACCGGAGGATGGTTAAAAGCATTGGCAATTGTGCTGGCGAGTGCGGGCAAGCGCTGGGCTGCTGCTAATAATTCCAGAACGTGTGGCTTTGGTGGGACAAGAAGGCTGTTTGTCCATTCCACAACGTAATGACCATATTTCCAGAATTGTTCAAACGTGTCGTGCATCCATTCAGCCGTAAACGGTTTGTCACCATGGGCAAGAATGGCCTCGTAGTAGACTTTGCAGGCTTTTGTTGCATTATTCGAACCT
The sequence above is drawn from the Xenorhabdus ishibashii genome and encodes:
- a CDS encoding flavin reductase family protein; the protein is MSINTQMPLFMNEWGATEFETRSLRKLLGKYPTGVAIVATRTAEGRNVGLTINSFASLSLEPPLVLWSLVNHSPNLSVFRDCEYFTISILSYDHQELALRFASSGVENKFQGIPVQETPEGIPSIGGAIATLVCANHQQTHLGDHLLVIGQVKRIASVEGKPLVFHGGMFTGLHDVHGI